The sequence AAGGTCCGAAGAAGCAAAATCAATTATGGTAGAAATAATTTAAGGAGTGGTTAGTTGTGGGTTTAACTAGTAAGTCTACAGGTACTAGCGTACTATCGGAAATGTTCAACGTTCAAAAGAAACATGACGCCGAAGTTGTTGTAGCTTTGGCAGGAAATCCAAATACAGGTAAAAGTACTGTTTTTAATAGTCTTACAGGTCTTAATCAACATACAGGTAACTGGCCAGGTAAAACTGTAACCAATGCCCAAGGTAGGTACAAATTCAAAAACAAAGATTTTATTTTAGTAGATCTTCCTGGCACATACTCACTTATGTCAAACTCTGTGGAGGAGGAGGTTGCAAGGGACTTTATATGCTTTGGAGAACCACAAACAACTATTGTTGTTACAGATGCTACGTGTTTAGAACGGAACCTTAACTTGGCTCTACAAATACTAGAAATAACAGACAAAGTAGTTATCTGTGTCAACTTAATGGATGAAGCACAACGCAAAAAAATAAAAGTAGATTTAGAAAAATTATCTACTATACTAGGGGTTCCCGTTATAGGAACAACTGCAAGAAGTAGCAAAGGTCTAGATGAGTTAATGGATGCTGTAGATAAGGTTTCCATGGGTAGTATTGAAACTAGACCACTAAAGGTTAAGTACAACGAAGAGATTGAGGAACTTATATCAGCTTTAGCACCAAAAATACAAGAAATAGTTAAAGATAGACTAGACAGTCGATGGTTAGCATTGAGAATTATAGATGGTGATAAAAAAATTCTTCAATCTATAAATAGATACTTGGGCTTAGACTTAGCTAAAAAACTCGAGATTGGAGATAATGAAACTGCTGCGGGGAGCGATATTAACTTAAGTAGCTCAGCAATTAGAGACGAAATAGTTTCAAGTATTGTAGGGATGGCAGAAGATATTTCTCAGCAGGTAGTTGTATTCGAGAAGGAAAATCATAATCAGCTAGACAGAAAAATAGATAAGATTTTAACCTCTAGATTCTTTGGAATCCCTATAATGATAAGCTTACTAGGTGCTATTTTTTGGTTTACAATTGAGGGCGCCGATTACCCATCAGGGGCATTGGCAGATCTATTCTTCAGTATTGAGCCTAGATTAACTGATATATTCGTAACACTTAATGCACCGGATTGGCTTCACGGAATCTTAGTCCTTGGATTATATAGGACACTGGCCTGGGTAGTAGCTGTTATGCTTCCTCCTATGGCTATATTCTTCCCTCTTTTCACTTTATTGGAAGACTTAGGTTACCTACCTAGGGTAGCATTCAATCTAGATAACTACTTTAAAAAAGCAAAAGCCCACGGCAAGCAGGCCCTTACAATGTGTATGGGTTTTGGATGTAACGCTGCAGGGGTTATTGGATGTAGAATAATCGATTCACCTAGAGAAAGGCTTATAGCTATAATTACAAACAACTTTGTTCCTTGTAATGGTCGTTTCCCTATATTGATTGCTGTGTCTACTATTTTTATAGCGGGAGCTGCAAAAGGGCCTATGCAATCACTTGTTGCAACTGCAGCTATAACAGGCGTTATTGTACTAGGTGTGATATCAACACTTATAATATCAAGAATTTTATACAATACAATCCTCAAGGGGCTTCCTTCAAGCTTTACTCTAGAGCTTCCTCCTTATAGGAAACCTCAAATAGGTAGAGTTATTGTTAGGTCAATTCTTGATAGAACTCTGTTCGTTTTGGGCCGGGCTGTATTGGTAGCTGCCCCTGCTGGGGTTATTATATGGATAATGGCAAATGTTAATGTAGGCACCATGAGTTTGCTAGACCATAGTGCAGGCTTTTTAGATCCATTTGCCAATTTAATTGGCCTTGATGGGTATATACTCATGGCATTCATATTAGGTCTACCAGCTAACGAAATCGTAATGCCCATAGTAATAATGAGTTACATGTCCGCTGGAGCAATGCTTGAACTTGATAGCCTTGATGCATTAAGAACCCTTTTAGTAGAAAATGGATGGACCTGGCTTACAGCTGTTAACGTGATGTTAATTACTCTAATGCATTTCCCATGTGGTACCACTTTACTAACAATAAGGAAAGAAACCCAGAGTTTTAAGTGGACCTTAGCATCCTTTATGATTCCAACAGTTGCTGGGATAGGAGTATGTTTTGTTTTCACACAGATAGTAAGGTTGATAGGTTTAGCTTAAGATAGATTGGAAAGGGGTTCAGACGTATTGTCTGAACCCCTTTTGTGTCTTAAAACAAGTTTCTTTTATAGCTAATATACAGTTCTTTAAGTTCCTTGATAGTATCTGCAAGCTGTAGCTGTAGATCAGATGCTAGGTCGTATTCTTTTTCTGACAAAGCTTCTCTTAATCTAGTTGTTAGAGATTTTTTCTCCAAGCTATCTTTCATAATATTATGCTTTATTTCGATGATTTTCTTCCATCTAACCACATCTAGATCTGAACTTGTTTCTATATCGTGGATTTGCTGGCATTCCCTGACTATTTCAATATGACCTGGTATGATTCTGTGGAGTAATTCTTCTTTCCATTGCTTAATTATTGCTAACCTAAAGGATTCTATAACGCTATCACTGAATACGTCTCCCCTAAGGAGCATACTCCTTTTTTCTCCAAAGGTAGAGAAATTTTTAACATTTTCCCATACCGTTGCAGGTGGTTTCCCAAATAAATCATCCCTTTCCAGGTCAGTATAATATTCGAATATATCTTCTTCAGTGCGATACTCTCTATTTTTATCAAGATATTTTGCTGGTTCACCAGCTTTTTTTGATAGTTCCATCTCAAGTTCCCTAGGATCTGTTGCGTCTTTAAAAGCTACTATTCCATCCATCATACCTTGATAACAGCTTGCCATAACTAAATAAGTGTTCGAAAGGGGGTTCGGAGCCCTTAACTCAAACCTTGTGGCAAGGGGATTTTGCATATCTCTGATAAGTCCTATCAAAATGGATCTGTTCCTTGATGGTGTCTTGGCATCGTGACCTAGTGAACATACTGTACAAACTGGTGCTTCAAATCCTGGTTTTAATCTGTTAAAACCGTCATTGGTTGGAGTTACAAAGGGACTAATCAACTCGTAATTATTTAGGATTCCCATAAGTGCTCCATACCCTACGATACTCATATAATCATCTGTCATCTTCTTAGGAGAAAACAGATTTTTAACTTTTCCATTTTTAAGTGTCACAGATAACCCAAAATGAGTATGCTCTCCACTTCCTGCTACGCCTTCAATGGGTTTAGCTGCAAAGGTTACTTCTAAACCATGACTTCTAAAAATATCTCCAACTACTTCACGGGCTAATATCTCATTATCACCGGTTTGAATTGCGCTGCTGTATTTCCAGTCGATTTCAAGCTGTTCCATAACATGGTTCAACTTTCCGTTAATACCTATTGTACTGTTTACACCGCCTACCTCTTTATGGCCCATTTCAGGCTCTAAACCGTAATATTCTAGTAGTAACATGGTTTCTTCTAAGGCAGTTCTTACGGATCCTTGGGTTCTCTTCCAATATTGTTCTTTTAAAGTTTGAGATGTGGAAAGTTTTTCCACATCTTCGCGGTCTTCTGGTGTCTTAACCCAAAATTCCAACTCAGTTGCAGCTGTAAAATTTATCTTCTCTATATCTTCAAAACTATCTATTCCCACATTTTCTAATATGGCAGAATTGTTTTTAAGAATTTCTAGAATACTCACCTCAAAATTCTTTGTGGCAGCTACTAGGATAGATCTAGAATCTACAAATTTCCCATTGTGAATAAGGAAAGAAGGTATCTTTAAGGTACCCACTGGTTTATGGTTTTCATCCACATAATTATAATTATAGTCCACAAACCAGTTAACAGTTGTGTCAGGCATGATATCTACTTTTGCATTATTAAGTGTGGCAATACCTGGAAGTACAACAGAAGATCCGTCGGTTTGTACTCCACTTTTTAAAAATCCTTCAATATCCTCCAAAAATAAGCTCACAGGTATTTTTTCATCTGTGGCATTTCCTCCAAGGTCAATACCCATAAGAGAAATAAATTTTATTTCTGGGTGATTTTCTAAAATGTTTTTTAGGTTTGAGGGATTGTTGTGTTCCTCTGGTTTTAGAAAATAAATTAAATCAGTCATTTTTTCCACTCCTTATTTTATATTTTTTAGAGAGGTTTAGTTCACTAGTGTAACTTTGTATTCCCTCATCCATAAATCTATTTGAATCAAGTATGCAATTAGCTGGGGTCCTGTCATCAACTGACCATACCATGGTTTTTCAAAGGACTTGCCACCTGTTTTAACTAATTCTTGTACTTGATTGAAATCAATAAGCTGTAATATTGGTGAACTGCTATCAGCTAAGATAGTACCCATCCACTTTTGTACTAGTTTTGTATACTCAGGATGAAAGGTTTTAGGGTAAGGGCTTTTTTTCCTGTCTACTATTTCATTAGGAAGTATACCCTTTAATGCCCTACGCAATAAGCCTTTTTCCCTGTTATCTGTGAATTTCATGGCATTTGGTATATTAAAACAATATTCAACTAACCGATAGTCCGCGAAAGGCACTCTAACCTCTAAGCTATTTGCCATAGTCATTCTGTCTTTTCTATTTAATAAGGTTACCATAAACCATTTTAAATTTAAATAGAATATTTCACGAAGTCTAGAATTTTCTTTAGATTCCCCCATTAGCTTAGGTGTCCTATTTATGGTTTCTTGATATTTATCATTTACATAAGCTTCCAAAGGTAGATTTAATGCTAATTCCCTGGACAAGATGTTCTGTCTCTCTTTAATTGCAGGAGACCATGGAAATGTCCCTGTATTTTGCATATCTTTATTTGTATACCATGGATAGCCCCCAAATATCTCATCTGCACATTCCCCTGATAATCCAACTGTTGCCTGTTTTCTAACTTCTTCACTGAAAAGATATAGGGAAGCATCCATATCGGCCATCCCAGGTAAATCATTGGCTTTTACGGCATTTTCTAGGGCTTTAACTAGTTTGTCTTGTGTTAAAACTATATTATAATGCTCACTACCTATATTCTTCGACATAAGCTTCGCCCAGTATCCATCAGAGTTTGGTTGAAATACGCTAGACTTAAAATATTTATCGTTATCCTGATAATCAATGGAAAATGTCTTAAGAATTTGACCTTTTTCTTTAAATGCATCTGATGCAACCTTTGATATTGCACTGGAGTCAAGTCCACCTGATAAGAAGATACACACAGGAACATCGGATATAAGCTGCCTTTTGATTGAATCAAGAAGTAGTTCCCTAACTTTTTCCACCGTAACTTCCAATGAGTCTGTATGCTCCCTAGCTTCTAAATCCCAAAATTTTCTAACAGTAATGCCAGATGAATCCAAAAGCAAAGAGTGTGCAGGTGGTAGTTCTTTTATGTTTTTAAATACTGCACTTCCCAAGGATCTTGCTGGTCCTAAGCCAAATATTTCACTTAGTCCTTCGGAATTAACTTCCGGCTTCAAATCAGGATGTTTGAGTAGTGCCTTAATTTCTGACCCTAGTAGAAAATCATTACCAATAATACTATAAAACAAAGGTTTTACTCCTAAGGGGTCCCTAGCCATAAATAAGCTGTTTTTATATTCATCCCATATGGCAAATGCATAAATACCATTAAACTCCTGTAGACAATTCTCTCCCCACTCCATATAAGATGTTAATAACACTTCTGTGTCAGAGTATGATTTAAACTGATGACCTTTATCTAAAAGTTTTCTTCTAATTTCTTCAGTATTATATAATTCTCCATTATATATAATAGTATATTTTTTGTCACCATATTTCTTTATCATAGGTTGTTTACCCCCTGATGGGTCAACAACTGTTAGTCTTTTATGACCTAAGTGAACTTTTCTATCTATATAATATCCCTCTTCGTCGGGACCTCTTTTTGACAATGAATTTGTCATATCTTTAATTATCTCTGTATTTTGAGGTAGTTGTGACTTTAAGTTTATCCATCCTGTAATACCACACATATATATCTACTCCTTTATAACGATTTTCATTCTCATTTAACTGATTTGTATTTTATCTTATGCAAGTAATAGGTGAATTGTTCAAATTTTATCTTTCTAGCACATAAAAAAGCGCCTTCCCTTGGAAAGGCGCCTTATGATTTAAAAGCTTCTGAAAGTTCAGTTATTATTTTTATAGACTTTGTCAGTAGATAGTTATAGACCCTGTCTTCATTTGTGAGGTTATCATCTGAGGATTTCTCTATTTGGTAAACACTATAAAGTAGAGCAGAATTGTCTGGGCTAATCTTGTGTTCAGTGCCCATTTCCGCTAGTAAGTGGATATTGTGAAAAAGTTTATTCACAAGGACCCTAGCCTCATGTACGTTTACTTCCCCTTCTTTAACCAGATGGGTTTCTTCTTCTCTTTTATATGTAGGATACTCTCTTTCTAAAATAGCTAGTTCATTTTCAATTTGGGTAAGGGAAAATTCTTCCTTTGTCACAAGACTTATAATTACCTTACTACAATCTTTTACCAAATCTTTACATGCCGCAGTAACAATATCCCTACTAAAGGGTGGTGAAATAGCTAGATTCACCAGAACAGCCACCGTTATACCCACAAATGTATCAATAACCCTATTTAAGCTAGAATAGATAAGGTTACCTCCACCAAAATCCAACATTATAGATACAAATACCACACTTGATATGGAAATTGTCTTCTTAAAGTTTATCAAATTAGAAACATAAATAAGTCCGATTATACCTAACCCGATTATAATAGGATTACCAAGGGCCAAATATGAAAAGGCAAGCCCTGCCAATGCACCAATAATAGTTCCTAAGATTCTATCTCTCCCCATGCGGACTGAGTCAACAATATTTCCTTGTAGTGTGATTATAGCGGCAATTGCAACAAAAAATGGCGAATCTAAGTTTAAAATATAAGCAATTGTTATAGCTATGGTTACTGCTAAAGCTGTTTTTACTGTTCTCATACCGATTTTGACATTAGGTCTTAGGCGAAATCTCATTTTACTCATCCTTTAAGTAATTATTGTGGGGGTCAGGCTTCAATTATCCAATAATGAATAAATGAAGCCTGACCCCGTTTTTTTACAACAGTCCTTCTTGCATCATTTTGAACATGTTGTTATCTTCTGTGATACCTTCTGCTGCCTTGTTACATATCTCCACAGCATGTTTATGGGCTTCTTTAACAACCTGTCTTTCGTCAACAGTTGTTATGGTTTTATTATCAACTATAATTCGCCCATCTATTATGACAGTTTCTACCTCACTACCTTTAGCCGAATAAACTATATTTGGAACCACGTTACGCACAGGGTAATTGACAAGTGGAAAAAGTGCTGGTTCGTTAAAATCAATAATGATTATATCAGCTTTTTTCCCAGATGTCAACGATCCTACCTCATGATCCAAACCAATTGCCTTTGCTGCATCTATAGTAGCTAATTTCAGTACCTTCCATGCTGGGAAAATGGTTGGATCTTGACGTTTACATTTGTTTAGTATAGCTGTGAACTTCATTTCGTTAAACATGTTGTTACAATTGTTCCCTGGTGCTTGGTCTGAGCCTAGGGCCAATTTATCACTTACCTCCAAAAACTCAAAGGCAGGTGGAACAATTCCATCTATTATTCCAATACTACCAGAGCAGAGAATCATAGAAGCACCTTTTTTAGCTAGCAGTCTAGTTTCTTCTTTTGTGGCTTCAGTTAAATGCACAGCCATCAAGTACTCATCTAAATAACCAATCTCATCTAGATATTGAATGCTTCGCTTACCAAAGCGTTTAATCATTTGATTTATTTCCCGGTCACCTTGAGCCACATGCATGTGTATTTTAGTTTGATGCTTTATTGCTAGGTCCTTTATCTCTAATAGTAACTCCTTTGATGCCATGTCTGGCCCTTGGGGACCAAAGAGGCAGGTAATCCTACCATTTTGCTGATGGTGCCAGTTATCTACCAGTTTCATGGCTTTTTGTAGTTTTTGTTGCCCGATAGAAGGGTCTAATGGGTAGACGTCCCCTATTTTTAACCCACTTAAATCTGCAGGCATTTCGTTTACTGTTTCAGCGACCCTAGCCCGGGTCCCCAGTGTAGCATGGTTTTTTACTATATCAAGCATGGGTTCATCGTAGTCACAAAAAGTTGTGGTACCAGCCTTTAAACCTTCCATTATGTTGACCATAGATCCTTTGACCTTAGCTTCTTGTGTCAGCGCTTTAGTGAAGGGCCATAAACCCTTTTGCATCCAATTATCTACATCTTGAGAAAGTCCTTTTAGTATTCCTATGCCTGTATGGATATGTGCATCGATAAGCCCCGGCATAACTACTTTTCCAGTGGCATCAATGTAACGGTGGGCCGTATGGTTTTTTTCAACTTCTCTGCTTTCACCAACAACTTCAATCTTGTTGTCTTTTATACCCACTGCACCTTTTTCTATAATTCCTAGACCTTTTCCTTCCATTGTTATTACAACGCCATTTAGTATAAGTATGTCTAACACCATAACCTAAAGTACTCCACTAGCCAATGTTACTAGTGCTCTAAATAACTTATATAATTCAACTGGGTCTTTAGCATGGAACTCAACGGTTTTAGAGTCTAGCTTTCTTACTTGTGGTAAGCTATTTGCTTTGTCTACCATAACCGATTGGAAAAATTCCAATTGAAGTATTAATGGACTGTTGTGTTTTTTAATAGGGTACTTTTCAATATTATTAACTGCTTTAGCTACAGCTTCTTGGTATGATTTCTTCAACTTGTTGTAAGGTAAATTCTTTGCGCAATAGCGTGAAATTGTATCCTTAACTGCCACTGTTTCAATATCCCCGATCTCTTTTTTAACATCCCATGTAACTTTATTATCCCCTGCTACAAGGACTACTGGTACACCAAAATGGCCAGCAACTAAAGCGTTAAGGCCGCTTTCCCCAACTTCCTCACCATTTATTGTTAGCTTTGACACTATTCTTCCTGAATAGGTGTGGTCAAATATCCCTTGTTCTGTACCAGCCTTGGGATGATAACCTATTAGCATGGCACAATCAAATGTTTCATCTATACCGTCCATCATACTTAAATCCTTAGGGTAACCACTTATTAAGCTCACATCAGGATTCAGATCCTCGATTATAATATTGTCCATGGGGCCATGGGAATCGTTAACGACTATTTCTCTAACACCATTTCTAAAGAGTTCCTCACATACTAGGTTTACTTCTTGGGTCATGAGCTTTCTTGCCCTTAAATAATCCCCGCTCTCGCCAGCTATATGCTTGCGGGATACTACTCCCCAGATACCTTCAATGTCCGCTGAGATATAAACTTTCATTTAACAAAACCCCCTTAGTTATTTTGATAGTCTAGATACCTATATTCTACCATCTTTAGGCAAAAATCAAAAGGTATCCAATATATTATAATTTATTAAACTATTGTTAACTTTTCATTATATATGTTGTTTTGTAATAAAAATGCCTTATAATATATCTGGTCTAGTAAATGATTGACTTTGCCAAACTAGTTTAGGAGGTATTATTAGTGGGTATTTTAATTAAGTTTATTTTAAAAAGTATAACTGAGAAAAAACTCAGGACTTTGTTGATCCTAGTTGCAGTAATTATATCAACTGCTCTTTTCTTTGCTTCAACAACAATGCCAAACACCGTTTCAGAAATCTTTTTAGATTCTATGACAAAGTATGTAGGAGGTTCCGATATTGTAATAACATCTGGTGAAGGCTCCCCTTCCCCTTATTTTAAGGCCGATGTAATAACCACAAGTAATGATTGGGATTATGCTGTTACCTCTGTTGACTCCATGGCGTTGCATAGGGGAGAAGAATTCGAACTCACAACAGTTAAACTGTTAGGTTTTGATTTCCATGACATAAAACAATTCAACCCCTATTATTTAGAGCAGGGTTCTCTTAAGCCCCTCAATAATAACGAAGTAGTTATTGGAAAAGGTTTTAGTGAACATCATGGTTTAGAACTCAATGATTTAGTTGAGCTTGAGATTTTTGGTCAGGAACATGACTTCAAGATTGTAGGAATTGCGGAAAATAAAGGTCCCTTCATGGAGGATGGTCAGATGATTCAATTCTTGGTTTCCCCTAAAAAAATCCATGAGGTATATGGTTTAGCTGACGATTATGTTTCCTCAATTTTTATACGTTCTAACTCCAGTGATTTAGATAGTACTATTACTGATTTAAGTATCAAGTATGATAACCTCTCTGTAGGTCATGCAATCCCTCAAGATGATATAGACTATATGGTGAGCACTATAAAAATGCCATTTAATATTGTCCTTGGGTTAGTATTTTTCATAAGCTTCTTTATAATTTATACTTCTTTTAAGTTGATGATGAAAGAACGATTGCCAATAACAGGAACTTTTAGAAGCATAGGTGCTACTAAAAAATTGACATCTTTAGTACTTATGGGAGAAACAATAGTGTATGCCTTAGTTGGAGGGACAATAGGTATCTTTTTGGGAATCGGAATTTTGAAAGTTATCTCAGTATCTTTAACTACAGGCTTTGGTACCGGAAGTGAAGTGGTAGCTATTTACTCATTTACTAACATAGTACTATCATTCATGGCTGCATTCACAATAACCTTAGTAAGTGGAATCGCCCCCATACTAAATAGCACCAAGTTTTCCATTAAAGAAATAATCTTAAATACAATGGAAAAACCTAAATCCAAGAAAATGTACAAAGTTGTATTGGGAGTATCTTTTATAATTTTCGCCATAATAGTTCCAAGTTTAGCTAATATGTACAGTCTTTTAGCTGTAACTTTGCTTGCCATGTTATTTACCATTATAGCTATTGTACTACTAGTGCCTTATGCCACTATGTTTTTAGTACGGATATTCGAAAAAATCTTAACGGGGATATTCGGAAATATAGGTACTTTAGCCTGCAAAAATATACGAAACAATAAAAGTATAATAGGTAGTGTCACACTTTTAGCCATTGCTATTGCACTATTGCTTTCAATAAACGTGGTGAGCTATTCTGTGGCCCAAGAGGTTGCCCTAACCTATGATAACTATGGTAACTACGCTTCTGTTATTAGGGCTAACAGACTTGATGAGAATGCCCTAGAAAAAACACGTTCTCTAGATGGTGTTGAAAGTGCTACAGGGATAATGACTGCAAATCATATTTCAGTTGAAGGCTCTGATAAAAAGCTGATAGTTCTTAAGGGTATTACCCCTGATTATATTGATTATTGGCGTTTAAGAATTAAACCTGATGATCTTGCACAACTCAGTGATGGCAATATTATAGTAACAGCAAAGGTCAGTGAGATTTATGGGATAGAAAAAGGTGACAATATAACCTTTAGGGTAAATGGTAGAAAAAAAGATTTTACAGTTGTGGGAACCTTTGAATCAATGTCCGACAATGGCGACTTTTCTCTAATAACAATTGAAGATTTCAAGAGCTTATTCAAAGCTGAATTCTACACATCCATATATACCAAAGGACAAGATTCAGAATCAATTGCAAAGAAACTTAGGGAAGAGTTTTATCATTTAAATCCCTTCGTCACAACGTTGGAATTACAAAAACGTATGAATTTAGAGAATAACGCTCAGGTTTTTGGTATTCTATCAGCATTCTCAGTTTTAGCTATGATTTCAGGGCTCTTAGGGATTATCAATAATTTAATAATAAGTTTTATAGAGCGAAAACGCTCCTTAGCAATGTACCGTTCTTTAGGGATGAGCAAATTACAGATTAGAAATATGATCTTGATTGAGTCCTTTACAGGTGGCTTAGTAGGTGGAATTTTGGGAATAATGGGCAGTCTTGTTATCATTCGTAATATGCCTTACTTAACAAAGGCCTTAGCTGCTTACATCCCTATGCATTATCAAGTGAGCACATTTATTTATTTCCTAGTAGCCGGGGTTTTGGTAATGGTACTGGCTTCTGTAAGCCCAGCACTTAAGTCATCAAAAATGAATATCATACAATCAATTAAATATGAATAGAGGTGTTTAATTAACATGAATGTTATTGAAACGAAAGAGATATATAAAAACTTTAAAATGGGCATTGTTGACGTAGAGGTTCTCAAGGATATAAACCTTAATGTGGCAAAGGGTGAGTTTGTATCAATAATGGGTCCTTCTGGATCAGGAAAGAGTACTTTGCTTTATCTCCTAGGTGCTTTAGATAAACCCACATCTGGCCAGATTTTAGTAAATGGGAAAGAACTTTCCGTCCTTAAGGATAAAGAGGAAAGTATTATGAGACGCAAGGAAATGGGTTTTGTATTCCAGTTTTACAATCTCATTCCTAATCTCACAGTGGAAGAAAATATTTTAGTCCCTATGCTTTTAGATGGGAAGAAAGTAAAAGATTATAAGGATAAGCTTGATGAAATATTAAATATAGTAGGACTAGAAGACCGTCGCAAATATACACCAAGGGAACTTTCAGGAGGACAGCAGCAAAGGGTTGCAATAGCCCGTTCTTTAATAAATGACCCAGATATCATATTAGCTGATGAACCCATAGGTAATTTGGATTCGAAAACAGGTACAGAAATAATGGAGCTTTTGCAGAAAATCAATGTGGAGCAAGGGAAAACAGTTATACAAGTAACCCACTCCAAGGAAGCTGCATGCTATGGCACTAGGCTAG comes from Alkalicella caledoniensis and encodes:
- a CDS encoding FtsX-like permease family protein, translating into MGILIKFILKSITEKKLRTLLILVAVIISTALFFASTTMPNTVSEIFLDSMTKYVGGSDIVITSGEGSPSPYFKADVITTSNDWDYAVTSVDSMALHRGEEFELTTVKLLGFDFHDIKQFNPYYLEQGSLKPLNNNEVVIGKGFSEHHGLELNDLVELEIFGQEHDFKIVGIAENKGPFMEDGQMIQFLVSPKKIHEVYGLADDYVSSIFIRSNSSDLDSTITDLSIKYDNLSVGHAIPQDDIDYMVSTIKMPFNIVLGLVFFISFFIIYTSFKLMMKERLPITGTFRSIGATKKLTSLVLMGETIVYALVGGTIGIFLGIGILKVISVSLTTGFGTGSEVVAIYSFTNIVLSFMAAFTITLVSGIAPILNSTKFSIKEIILNTMEKPKSKKMYKVVLGVSFIIFAIIVPSLANMYSLLAVTLLAMLFTIIAIVLLVPYATMFLVRIFEKILTGIFGNIGTLACKNIRNNKSIIGSVTLLAIAIALLLSINVVSYSVAQEVALTYDNYGNYASVIRANRLDENALEKTRSLDGVESATGIMTANHISVEGSDKKLIVLKGITPDYIDYWRLRIKPDDLAQLSDGNIIVTAKVSEIYGIEKGDNITFRVNGRKKDFTVVGTFESMSDNGDFSLITIEDFKSLFKAEFYTSIYTKGQDSESIAKKLREEFYHLNPFVTTLELQKRMNLENNAQVFGILSAFSVLAMISGLLGIINNLIISFIERKRSLAMYRSLGMSKLQIRNMILIESFTGGLVGGILGIMGSLVIIRNMPYLTKALAAYIPMHYQVSTFIYFLVAGVLVMVLASVSPALKSSKMNIIQSIKYE
- a CDS encoding ABC transporter ATP-binding protein, translated to MNVIETKEIYKNFKMGIVDVEVLKDINLNVAKGEFVSIMGPSGSGKSTLLYLLGALDKPTSGQILVNGKELSVLKDKEESIMRRKEMGFVFQFYNLIPNLTVEENILVPMLLDGKKVKDYKDKLDEILNIVGLEDRRKYTPRELSGGQQQRVAIARSLINDPDIILADEPIGNLDSKTGTEIMELLQKINVEQGKTVIQVTHSKEAACYGTRLVLMRDGIICDYNGELKRMSS